The following DNA comes from Agromyces mangrovi.
GTCGGAGGCGAGGAACAGCACCGCGTTCGACTGGTCGCGCGGCTCGGTCACTTCGACCGGCAGCGAGTTGGTGAGCATGCCCGCGAGCCGCGGGTTGGCCTCGAGCATGCGCGGGTACTCGGCGCCCATCTGCCCCATGTCGGTGGCGACACCGGTCGGATGCAGCGAGTTGACGCGGATGTTGTGCATCGCCAGCTCGTGCGCGAACGCCTTCGTCAGCCCGGTCACGCCGAACTTCGACGCGACGTAGGGCGTGATGAACGGCAGGCCCTTGAGGCCGGCTGCCGAGCTCGTGAGGATGATCGACCCACCGCCCGCCGCGATCAGGTGCGGCGCGGTCAGGCGCACGGTGTTCCACACGCCCTTGAGGTTGGTGTCGATCGTGTCGTCCCAGACCTCCTCGGTCACCTCGTCCCACGGGGCGACGATGCAGATGCCCGCGTTGCCGACGACGATGTCGAGGTGGCCGAGCTCGGCGACGCCCTCGTCGACGGCGGCCTTCATGGCCGCGGCGTCGCGCACGTCGGCCTGCCGGGCGACGATGCGGCGGTCGAGCGCCTCGACCTGGCGCACGGTCTCCTCGAGGTCCTCCGGTGTGGCGTGCGGGTACTGGAGGTTCGGGATCGGCCCGCAGACGTCGACCGCGATGATGTCGGCGCCCTCCTCGGCGAGCCGCAGCGCGTGGCTGCGGCCCTGCCCGCGAGCGGCTCCGGTGACGAAGGCGACCTTGCCTTCCACTCGTCCTGCCATGTTCGTTCGTTCCTTCCTGTCGGTTCGGGTGGGTCAGCGCTTGTTGAGGAAGCCGGCGTCGACCGGCAGCGTCACGCCGGTCACGTAGCGCGCGGCGTCGGAGGCGAGCCACACGATGGCGTTCGAGATGTCGACGGCCTCGATCATCGGCACCGGCAGCGCGTTGGCCATCGCGTTGGAGAGGCTCGGGTCGGACTCGAGGAACTCCTGCATGACCTCGTTCACGACCATGGGCGTGTTCACGCCCGTGGGGTGCACGGTGTTCACGCGGATCGAGTGCTCGGCGAGCTGGTTCGCGTAGCTGCGCATGAGGCCGACGACCCCGTGCTTGGCGGCGGTGTAGCCGAGCCCGCCCGGGGTGTTGCCGCCGATGCCGGCGATGCCGGCGGTCGAGCTGGTCAGCACGATCGCGCCGCCCCTGCCGTGGGCGACCATGGACGGCTTCGCGACCTCGACCGTGTGGTAGACGCCGGTGAGGTTCACGTCGATGACGTCCTGCCACTCCTCCGGCACGGGGTTCATCGACAGCGGTGCGATGCCGGCGTTGGCCGACACGATCTGCACGTCGCCGAGTTCAGCCACGCCCGCGTCGAACGCGGACTGCACGGCCTCGCGGTCGCGCACGTCGGCCTCGACGGCATGGATGCGGCGGTCGAGCGCCTCGACCATCGCGACCGTCTCGGCGAGGTCCTCGGGCGTCGACATGGGGTAGCCGACGGTCTCGATCTGCTTGCACAGGTCGATCGCGATGATGTCGGCGCCCTCCTCGGCGAGGCGCACCGCGTGCGACCTGCCCTGGCCGCGCGCCGCGCCGGTGATGAAGGCGACCTTGCCCTCGAGTTGTCCTGCCATGATGAGCTCCCTTGCTCGTCGGTGATTCGGGTGGGTGGGGGTGCTACTTGACCGGGGCCATGTTGATGCCGGGCAGCAGCAGGTGGCCGGCGTCGACCGGAAGGGTCACGCCGGTGACGGACGATGCGAGGTCGGAGTTCAGGAAGAGCGCGGCATCGGCGATGCGCTGCGGCGAGAGGAACCCGTTGCCCTTCAGCGCGTGGAAGCCGTAGCCCGCGTCGAGCATGTCCTCCTCGGTGCCCTCGCCGGCCGGCTTGCCGCTCATCATGTCCCACGCGCCCTGCCAGCTGGTCATGGGGGTGAGGATGGCGCCCGGATGCACCGAGTTGACGCGGATCCCCCGGCCGGCGTACTCCAGCGCGAGCGTCTTCATGAGCCCGACCACGCCGAACTTCGCCGAGCAGTAGTGCGCGTAGTTCGCGCCCGGCTCGAGCCCGTTGATCGAGCTGGTCATGACGATCGACCCGCCGCCCTGCTCGACCATGTGCGGCAGCACGGCCTTGGCCGACTTCCAGACGCCGGTGAGGTTCACGGCGATCATGTCGTCCCACGCCTCCTCGCTCAGCTCGTGCGCCGGCGCCAGCGAGAAGATGCCCGCGTTGGCGATGAGGATGTCGACCCTGCCGAGCTCCGCGACGCCGCGCGCGACCGCCCGGTCGAGGTCGGCCTGCTTCCGCACGTCGCCGACCTCGGCGACGATGCGCCGGTCGAGCGCCTCGACCTGGCTGACCGTCTCGTCGATGTCGGCCTGCGTCGCCATCGGGTACTGCACGGTCGAGATCTGCTCGACCGTGTCGATGATGACGACGTCGGCGCCCTCCCTCGCGCAGGTGACGGCGTGCGCGCGGCCCTGGCCCCGCGATCCGCCGGTGATGAAGGCGACCTTCCCGTCGAGCATGCCCATTGCGTTCTCCTTCCGGGCGCGCCGGACGGCCCGTGGACACGCACGACCGCATCACGACCGCATCGTCGCGGCCGTGCCGTGGTCGGGTCTCACGCGAGTCGGGGCGGAGCGCCTCCCTCGTGGCGCCGGTCGGCGCCGCTCTGCTTCGTGTCGAAGTCGTCGCCGCCCTGCGCGGCGAGGGTCGCGGCGAAGCCCGCGAGCGGGCTCTCGGCGCACGCGCTGACCGGCGGCGCCTGGAGGTCCTCCCGGCGCGAGAGCGTCAGGCGCACGGGGCCCATGCCGTTCGGGCCCGTGCGCGGGCGCGGCGGCGAGGTGCGGTGCGAGTGGTCGCCGGAGTGCTTGGGCAGGTCGGCGGCGGCCGCGCGCTGCTCGAGCGCCTGCTCGCCGTAGCCCTGCACGCACTCGGGGTCGGGCCCGTCGAGCGGCAGGCCGGTGAAGAACTTCGCCGCCATGCATCCGCCCTTGCAGGTGTCGTAGAACTGGCACGACGAGCACGCGCCGCCGGACTGCGGCGAGCGCAGGCGGCCGAACAGCTGCGACTCGCGCCAGACGTGCTGGAAGCCGCCGTCGTCGCGCACGTTGCCGGCGAGGAACTCGTCGTGGATCGCGAACGGGCACGCGTAGACGTCGCCGATCGGGTCGATCAGGCAGACCACGCGGCCCGCGCCGCAGAGGTTCAGGCCGGGCAGCGCCTGGCCGTACGCGGAGAGGTGGAAGAACGAGTCGCCGGTCAGCACGTCCTCGCCGTGCGCGACGAGCCAGTCGTAGAGCTCGCGCTGCTGGTCGGCGGTCGGGTGCAGTTCGTCCCACACGTCGGCGCCGCGGCCCGAGGGGCGCAGCCGGGTGAGCCGCAGCTGCGCGCCGTACTCGTCGGCGATCGCCTTGAAGTCGTCGAGCTGCGAGATGTTCTGCCGGGTGCAGACCACGGAGAGCTTGAAGTTGCGCATGCCCGCGTCGCGGAGGTTCCGCATCGCGCGCACGGCCGTGTCGTACGAGCCCGGCCCGCGCACGTGGTCGTTCACCTCGGGCGTCGCGCCGTCGAGCGAGACCTGCACGTCGACGTAGTCGTTCTCGGCGAGGCGCTCGGCGACCTCGGGCGTGATCTTCACCCCGTTGGTGGAGAACTTCACGCCGACGTGGTGGGAGGTCGCGTAGTCGACCAGCTCCCAGAAATCGCTGCGCACGGTCGGCTCGCCGCCGCCGATGTTCACGTAGAACACCTGCATCCGCTCGAGCTCGTCGATGACCGCCTTGCACTCCTCGGTCGAGAGTTCGCGCGGGTCGCGTCGGCCCGAGCTCGACAGGCAGTGCACGCAGGAGAGGTTGCACGCGTAGGTGAGCTCCCAGGTGAGGCAGATCGGGGCGTCGAGCCCGAGCTCGAAGTGGTCGACCAGGCGCTTGGGCGCGGGCGGCGGCGCGGTGGCGACCGGTGCGACCGGGGCATCCGTCAGCGTCATGCCGCTCGCTCCTCGGCCTCGCGCGGCGTGATCATGCGCGACTCGGCCAGCGTGCCGAGCGCACGCAGGTACGTCGGCAGGTGCGCCTCGGCCACTCCGGCGTCGGCGCAGGCGGCGCGTGGGCTCGGGGCATCCGCCAGTCGTTCGACCACGTCGAGCAGCGTGCGGTCCTTCAGGAACGACAGCCGGCGCGTGCCGAAGTGGTAGAGCAGCGCGCCGAACGGTTCGGGGCGTACGGAGACCTGCGGGTGCAGCGTCCAGGGGGAGTCGGGGTCGATCGAGGCCATGGCGGATGCGTCAGTAGACGCCGCACATGCCGTCGATGGAGACCTCCTCGACGAGCGAATCGGCTTCGATGACGTCGTCGGCAGCCTGCTGGGAGTCGCCGACCGGATCAGTTCGAGTCATGGGATGCTCCTCATGTGCGGGTCGCCCTCGTTGGCGTCCCCTCGCGATGTGCACGATACTAATGGCACTCAGTGCCGAAGGGAAGGGGTCGGACGATGACGTTGTCCGAAGACGCCGCCCGTCCCCGCATGGGCCGTGCCCCCTCGACCACGCACGCCGAGCTCAGCCACACCGCCCTGCGCCTGTTCATGGAGCACGGCTTCGACGAGACGACCGTCGACGACATCGCGCGCGAGGCCGGCATCGGCCGCCGCACCTTCTTCCGCTACTTCCCCTCGAAGAACGACCTGCCCTGGGGCGAGTTCGACGAGATGCTCGACGGCATGCGAGCGCGCCTCGCCGACATGCCCGACGAGATGCCGCTCATGGAGCAGCTGCGCATCGCGATCCTCGACTTCAACCGGGTGCCCGACGCCGAGGCCGAGTACCACCGCCGCCGCATGGAGCTGCTGCTGCACGTGCCGACGCTGCTCGCGCACTCGACCCTGCGGTACACCGCTTGGCGCGAGGTGGTCGCCGAGCACGTCGCCGGCCGCCTCGACCTGCCGGCCGAGGACCTCGTGCCGCAGACCATGGCGTGGACCTGCCTCGGCGTCTGCCTCGCCGCCTACGAGCAGTGGCTGCGCGAGCCGGAGTCCGACCTCATCGACCAGCTCGACCAGGCGTTCGGCATGATCGACGAGCGCATCGACCCGCGCCTCGTGCAGGCGCACCGGCGGCCGCGGCGGGCATGACGCGGCGCGTCGTCGTGGTCGGCGCGGGCGCGGCCGGCGCTCCGCTGGCCGCGCGGCTGAGCGAGGACCCCGACATCGACGTGACCGTGCTCGAGGCCGGGGCGGTGCCCGCCCGGCGCGCCGACTTCCCTCCGGAACTGCTCGACGCGTCGACCGTGCAGGGCGCGATGCCCGGCCACCCCGCCAACTGGTCGTACCTCGGGCACCTCACCGACGACCTGCCCTACACGAT
Coding sequences within:
- a CDS encoding mycofactocin-coupled SDR family oxidoreductase, with product MAGRVEGKVAFVTGAARGQGRSHALRLAEEGADIIAVDVCGPIPNLQYPHATPEDLEETVRQVEALDRRIVARQADVRDAAAMKAAVDEGVAELGHLDIVVGNAGICIVAPWDEVTEEVWDDTIDTNLKGVWNTVRLTAPHLIAAGGGSIILTSSAAGLKGLPFITPYVASKFGVTGLTKAFAHELAMHNIRVNSLHPTGVATDMGQMGAEYPRMLEANPRLAGMLTNSLPVEVTEPRDQSNAVLFLASDESRYVTAMAMTVDAGNTQY
- a CDS encoding mycofactocin-coupled SDR family oxidoreductase, whose protein sequence is MAGQLEGKVAFITGAARGQGRSHAVRLAEEGADIIAIDLCKQIETVGYPMSTPEDLAETVAMVEALDRRIHAVEADVRDREAVQSAFDAGVAELGDVQIVSANAGIAPLSMNPVPEEWQDVIDVNLTGVYHTVEVAKPSMVAHGRGGAIVLTSSTAGIAGIGGNTPGGLGYTAAKHGVVGLMRSYANQLAEHSIRVNTVHPTGVNTPMVVNEVMQEFLESDPSLSNAMANALPVPMIEAVDISNAIVWLASDAARYVTGVTLPVDAGFLNKR
- a CDS encoding mycofactocin-coupled SDR family oxidoreductase, whose amino-acid sequence is MGMLDGKVAFITGGSRGQGRAHAVTCAREGADVVIIDTVEQISTVQYPMATQADIDETVSQVEALDRRIVAEVGDVRKQADLDRAVARGVAELGRVDILIANAGIFSLAPAHELSEEAWDDMIAVNLTGVWKSAKAVLPHMVEQGGGSIVMTSSINGLEPGANYAHYCSAKFGVVGLMKTLALEYAGRGIRVNSVHPGAILTPMTSWQGAWDMMSGKPAGEGTEEDMLDAGYGFHALKGNGFLSPQRIADAALFLNSDLASSVTGVTLPVDAGHLLLPGINMAPVK
- the mftC gene encoding mycofactocin radical SAM maturase (MftC is a radical SAM/SPASM enzyme that catalyzes the first two steps in biosynthesis of the electron carrier mycofactocin from the terminal Val-Tyr dipeptide of the precursor peptide MftA.), with product MTLTDAPVAPVATAPPPAPKRLVDHFELGLDAPICLTWELTYACNLSCVHCLSSSGRRDPRELSTEECKAVIDELERMQVFYVNIGGGEPTVRSDFWELVDYATSHHVGVKFSTNGVKITPEVAERLAENDYVDVQVSLDGATPEVNDHVRGPGSYDTAVRAMRNLRDAGMRNFKLSVVCTRQNISQLDDFKAIADEYGAQLRLTRLRPSGRGADVWDELHPTADQQRELYDWLVAHGEDVLTGDSFFHLSAYGQALPGLNLCGAGRVVCLIDPIGDVYACPFAIHDEFLAGNVRDDGGFQHVWRESQLFGRLRSPQSGGACSSCQFYDTCKGGCMAAKFFTGLPLDGPDPECVQGYGEQALEQRAAAADLPKHSGDHSHRTSPPRPRTGPNGMGPVRLTLSRREDLQAPPVSACAESPLAGFAATLAAQGGDDFDTKQSGADRRHEGGAPPRLA
- the mftB gene encoding mycofactocin biosynthesis chaperone MftB (MftB, a small protein, is a peptide chaperone that assists the radical SAM enzyme MftC in performing two modifications to the C-terminal Val-Tyr dipeptide of the mycofactocin precursor peptide, MftA. MftB's role is analogous to the role of PqqD in the biosynthesis of PQQ, a cofactor that derives entirely from a Tyr and a Glu in the precursor PqqA.) — encoded protein: MASIDPDSPWTLHPQVSVRPEPFGALLYHFGTRRLSFLKDRTLLDVVERLADAPSPRAACADAGVAEAHLPTYLRALGTLAESRMITPREAEERAA
- the mftA gene encoding mycofactocin precursor MftA (Mycofactocin is a small molecule electron carrier derived from the final two amino acids, Val-Tyr, of MftA, the mycofactocin precursor. It plays a role in redox homeostasis and the metabolism of alcohols and aldehydes in Actinobacteria, including Mycobacterium tuberculosis.): MTRTDPVGDSQQAADDVIEADSLVEEVSIDGMCGVY
- the mftR gene encoding mycofactocin system transcriptional regulator (MftR, the mycofactocin system transcriptional regulator, is an uncharacterized TetR family DNA-binding transcription factor. Its role is inferred by context. It occurs as part of the biosynthesis locus for mycofactocin, a partially characterized electron carrier derived from the terminal Val-Tyr dipeptide of the precursor peptide MftA, through a radical SAM enzyme-mediated process.) translates to MTLSEDAARPRMGRAPSTTHAELSHTALRLFMEHGFDETTVDDIAREAGIGRRTFFRYFPSKNDLPWGEFDEMLDGMRARLADMPDEMPLMEQLRIAILDFNRVPDAEAEYHRRRMELLLHVPTLLAHSTLRYTAWREVVAEHVAGRLDLPAEDLVPQTMAWTCLGVCLAAYEQWLREPESDLIDQLDQAFGMIDERIDPRLVQAHRRPRRA